One window from the genome of Glycine soja cultivar W05 chromosome 12, ASM419377v2, whole genome shotgun sequence encodes:
- the LOC114379075 gene encoding xyloglucan endotransglucosylase/hydrolase protein 31-like produces the protein MPLLTSSLFHMVPLFSLLLLSLMIRYGTSQGPPSPGYYPSSKTNPVSFDEGFRNLWGPQHQKLDQDSLTIWLDSYSGSGFKSLHSYRSGYFGAAIKLQPGYTAGVITSLYLSNNQDYPGHHDEIDIEFLGTTPDKPYVLQTNVYIRGSGDGNIIGREMRFHLWFDPTQDFHNYAILWEPSEIIFLVDDVPIRRYPRKSDATFPTREMYVYGSIWDASSWATEGGKYKADYNYQPFFGRYKNFKILGCTTEASTSCQPPSPSPSGYDSLSPQQFAAMQWVQNNYLVYDYCHDPGRDHTLTPEC, from the exons ATGCCATTGTTAACTTCCTCTTTGTTTCACATGGttcctctcttctctcttcttttacTCTCACTCATGATTCGTTATGGTACTTCTCAGGGTCCACCTTCACCTGGCTACTACCCTAGTTCCAAAACTAATCCTGTTAGCTTTGATGAGGGATTTAGAAACCTTTGGGGACCTCAGCATCAGAAACTAGACCAAGACTCGTTAACAATCTGGCTTGACTCCTACTCAG GGAGTGGATTCAAGTCACTTCACTCTTATCGGTCTGGATACTTTGGTGCTGCGATTAAGCTTCAACCTGGCTACACTGCAGGAGTCATAACATCTTTATAC CTTTCAAACAACCAAGACTACCCAGGACACCATGATGAAATAGACATTGAGTTCCTTGGTACCACGCCAGATAAGCCATATGTCTTGCAGACAAATGTATACATCAGAGGAAGTGGAGATGGGAACATTATAGGGAGAGAGATGAGGTTTCACCTTTGGTTCGACCCAACACAAGATTTTCACAACTATGCTATTCTGTGGGAACCCAGTGAGATCAT ATTTTTAGTGGATGATGTCCCAATAAGGAGGTATCCTAGGAAGAGTGATGCCACGTTCCCCACAAGAGAAATGTATGTGTACGGATCAATATGGGATGCATCTTCATGGGCTACAGAGGGAGGAAAATACAAAGCTGATTATAATTACCAACCCTTCTTTGGTAGATACAAAAACTTCAAAATACTAGGTTGTACCACTGAAGCCTCAACCTCATGCCAGCCACCATCTCCTTCACCATCAGGCTATGACAGCCTTAGTCCTCAGCAATTTGCTGCAATGCAATGGGTCCAAAACAACTACTTGGTCTATGACTATTGCCATGATCCTGGGAGAGACCATACACTTACTCCAGAATGCTAA